Proteins found in one Falsirhodobacter algicola genomic segment:
- a CDS encoding c-type cytochrome, translating to MTRWRTVLATIAVLASLGALGGFAVVLFGLYDTSAQKGHWKVTDWVLHTTFRNSVDLRAADDPPPVDLDDPGLILLGARHYDSACRMCHAAPGEMASATIDAMVPRPPQIERAVGTWVPQELHWIVHEGVKMSGMPAWPAEGRGDEVWAVVAFLRAVQGGMDGARYQGLTGGERYCSGCHASGSDHIPKLEGLSAEYLAASLRAYRSGARPSGIMAQAASGLEDGRIDGMAQRMGGQDRPADPAAEALPGAMLARRGQGEVPGCLACHGAGNDNPMIPKLDGQPAPYLATQLRLWRAGERGGTDRAPLMEQAARGLTDREIEDLAAYFAAR from the coding sequence ATGACACGCTGGCGCACGGTCCTTGCCACCATCGCCGTCCTTGCCAGCCTCGGGGCGCTGGGCGGTTTCGCGGTGGTCCTTTTCGGGCTCTATGACACCTCGGCGCAGAAGGGGCATTGGAAGGTCACCGACTGGGTGCTGCACACCACCTTCCGCAATTCGGTCGATCTGCGGGCCGCGGACGATCCGCCGCCCGTCGATCTGGACGATCCGGGGCTGATCCTGCTGGGCGCGCGGCATTACGACAGCGCCTGCCGCATGTGCCACGCCGCCCCCGGAGAGATGGCGAGCGCGACCATCGACGCCATGGTGCCCCGCCCGCCGCAGATCGAACGTGCCGTCGGCACATGGGTCCCGCAGGAACTCCACTGGATCGTGCACGAGGGGGTGAAGATGTCCGGCATGCCCGCATGGCCCGCAGAGGGGCGCGGCGACGAGGTCTGGGCCGTCGTCGCCTTTCTGCGTGCGGTGCAGGGCGGAATGGACGGCGCACGCTACCAAGGCCTGACCGGGGGGGAGCGGTACTGCTCGGGCTGTCATGCCAGCGGCTCGGATCACATCCCGAAGCTGGAGGGGCTGAGCGCGGAGTATCTGGCGGCCTCGCTCCGGGCGTATCGCAGCGGGGCGCGGCCCAGCGGGATCATGGCGCAGGCGGCCTCGGGGCTGGAGGATGGGCGGATCGACGGGATGGCGCAGCGCATGGGCGGGCAGGACCGCCCCGCCGATCCGGCGGCCGAGGCACTGCCGGGGGCCATGCTGGCGCGCCGGGGGCAGGGCGAGGTTCCGGGATGCCTCGCCTGTCATGGGGCGGGGAACGACAATCCGATGATCCCCAAACTCGACGGTCAGCCTGCGCCGTATCTGGCAACGCAGCTGCGTCTGTGGCGGGCCGGAGAGAGGGGCGGAACGGACCGCGCGCCGCTGATGGAACAGGCGGCGCGCGGGTTGACGGATCGGGAGATCGAGGATCTGGCCGCTTATTTCGCGGCGCGGTAG
- a CDS encoding DUF1127 domain-containing protein: MDVTRNTATFPVADLFRPLRDLVAVLRDANARRAVYNRTVADLSALSTRELHDIGLTRSDIPAFARRAAAQN, translated from the coding sequence ATGGACGTCACCCGTAATACCGCCACCTTCCCGGTCGCCGATCTGTTCCGCCCGCTGCGCGACCTCGTCGCCGTGCTGCGCGACGCGAATGCCCGCCGCGCCGTCTACAACCGCACCGTGGCCGATCTGTCCGCGCTGTCCACGCGCGAGCTGCACGACATCGGTCTGACCCGTTCGGACATCCCGGCCTTCGCCCGCCGCGCCGCCGCGCAGAACTGA
- a CDS encoding dihydrolipoyl dehydrogenase, with protein MTELDCDVAVIGAGTAGLAAERHARQAGARTVIIDPAWAGTTCALVGCMPSKLLIAAGGAAHAVSSAARFGIEATPMIHGEAVMQRVQRLRDDFVNSTRKSFDDIPESARIAATARFTGPNTLSLSDGRQVRAKAIVIATGAKTIIPKGFDGLGDRLLTNETVFDLKDLPASLAVIGAGPQGMELAQAFARLGVRVEVFDKGGSVAGLQGDDADSFVAMLEPSIPVHLNVDVSAEAGDEVTIRAGDHEARFSHVLVSAGRAPALGGLDLTAAGLEVDDHGTPLFDKQTMQCGRAPIFIAGDANHDRAVLHEATSEGSVAGANAAAFPDVRRSRRKVPLAIAFTHPQVAQIGTPPEGDDSRVAEASWSDQGRARVDGHAHGFARLHSDGEGRICAATLCMPDAEHLAHYFALAITAGMTAGDLLDQPIYHPTLEEGVKKALQGICAACALKVPWDRGTGFQPGD; from the coding sequence ATGACCGAGTTAGACTGCGATGTGGCCGTGATCGGCGCAGGAACCGCCGGACTGGCCGCCGAGCGCCATGCCCGGCAGGCGGGGGCGCGCACCGTCATCATCGATCCCGCATGGGCCGGTACGACCTGCGCGCTGGTGGGGTGCATGCCATCGAAGCTGCTGATCGCGGCGGGCGGGGCGGCGCATGCGGTATCCTCGGCGGCGCGTTTCGGGATCGAGGCGACGCCCATGATCCATGGGGAAGCCGTGATGCAGCGCGTGCAGCGTCTGCGCGACGATTTCGTCAATTCCACCCGCAAATCCTTCGACGACATCCCCGAAAGCGCCCGGATCGCCGCGACGGCGCGTTTCACCGGGCCGAACACGCTGTCCCTGTCGGATGGTCGGCAGGTGCGGGCGAAGGCCATCGTCATCGCCACCGGTGCCAAGACGATCATCCCGAAGGGTTTCGACGGCCTCGGCGATCGGCTCCTGACGAATGAGACGGTGTTCGATCTGAAGGATCTGCCCGCATCGCTTGCCGTGATCGGGGCGGGGCCGCAGGGGATGGAACTGGCGCAGGCCTTCGCCCGCCTCGGCGTGCGCGTCGAGGTATTCGACAAGGGGGGCAGCGTCGCCGGTTTGCAAGGGGACGATGCCGACAGCTTCGTTGCGATGCTGGAGCCGTCGATCCCCGTGCATTTGAATGTCGATGTCTCGGCCGAGGCAGGGGATGAGGTGACGATCCGCGCCGGCGATCACGAGGCGCGGTTCTCGCATGTGCTCGTCTCGGCCGGACGGGCCCCGGCGCTCGGGGGGCTGGATCTGACGGCTGCGGGGCTGGAGGTGGATGATCACGGCACGCCGCTCTTCGATAAGCAGACGATGCAATGCGGTAGGGCCCCGATCTTCATCGCGGGGGATGCGAACCACGACCGCGCCGTCCTGCACGAGGCGACGTCCGAAGGCTCGGTCGCGGGGGCCAATGCGGCGGCCTTCCCCGATGTCCGCCGTTCGCGCCGCAAGGTGCCGCTGGCGATCGCCTTCACGCATCCGCAGGTGGCCCAGATCGGCACCCCGCCCGAAGGCGACGACAGCCGCGTGGCCGAGGCCAGCTGGTCCGATCAGGGCCGCGCCCGTGTGGACGGCCATGCCCACGGCTTTGCGCGCCTCCATTCGGACGGCGAGGGGCGTATCTGCGCTGCGACGCTCTGCATGCCGGATGCCGAACATCTGGCGCATTATTTCGCGCTGGCGATCACGGCCGGGATGACGGCGGGCGATCTGCTGGATCAGCCCATCTATCATCCGACCCTCGAAGAGGGCGTTAAGAAGGCGCTTCAGGGCATCTGTGCGGCCTGCGCGCTGAAGGTGCCGTGGGATCGGGGAACGGGTTTCCAGCCCGGCGACTGA
- a CDS encoding TrkH family potassium uptake protein: MRRLLHLPFLVMVMGVGAAAMLIPAAHALVMGEHAVSRAFFYSAVLLLIVVGMLSIALVNHRPRDMARSQLAGILGAYLLMPVLFALPFRVAVPDTTWLNVWFEMLSCFTTTGATVYDMPGRLLPSLHLWRAMVGWMGGFFVLLTAVAIMEPLNLGGIEVMTGRPPGRPTFSAWIETAETSERIVFHAMRLFPIYGGLTVLLWALLLIAGQPGLYALSYAMGTISTSGIAPGPGMMHAPRPDIAEILVFAFLAFAVTRRFMFGSVPSDRSRPVHEDPELRLAGLILLLAPTLLILRHWLGNVDYVQEGPMQFLYALWGSLFTMLSMLTTTGYVSAGWDVARGWSGLDSSGVILMGLAVVGGGVGTAAGGVTLLRVHALISHSRREMERIIHPSSVGGGGLVARRIRGDGAYVAWIFLMLFLISISVVLLALTLAGVSFERALILSVASLTTTGPLSVVAGEVPVDWRSLGAAAKVVLGVAMILGRIETLAILALISPATWRR, encoded by the coding sequence ATGCGGCGGCTGCTTCATCTCCCCTTTCTCGTGATGGTGATGGGCGTCGGGGCGGCGGCCATGCTGATCCCGGCCGCCCATGCGCTGGTGATGGGGGAACATGCCGTCTCGCGCGCGTTCTTCTATTCGGCGGTGCTGCTGCTGATCGTGGTGGGGATGCTGTCCATCGCGCTGGTGAACCACCGCCCGCGGGACATGGCGCGCAGCCAGTTGGCCGGGATCCTTGGCGCGTATCTTCTGATGCCGGTGCTCTTTGCGCTGCCCTTCCGCGTGGCGGTGCCGGATACGACATGGCTGAACGTCTGGTTCGAGATGCTGTCCTGCTTCACGACCACGGGGGCGACGGTCTACGACATGCCGGGCCGCCTGCTGCCCAGCCTGCATCTGTGGCGGGCCATGGTCGGCTGGATGGGCGGGTTCTTCGTGCTTCTGACCGCCGTCGCCATCATGGAGCCGCTGAACCTTGGCGGGATCGAAGTGATGACCGGCCGTCCGCCGGGCCGTCCCACCTTCAGCGCGTGGATCGAAACCGCCGAAACCTCCGAACGGATCGTGTTCCACGCCATGCGCCTCTTTCCGATCTATGGCGGGCTGACGGTGCTGCTTTGGGCGCTGCTGTTGATCGCGGGGCAGCCGGGGCTTTATGCGCTGTCCTATGCGATGGGGACGATCTCCACCTCGGGGATCGCGCCGGGTCCGGGGATGATGCACGCGCCGCGCCCCGATATCGCCGAAATCCTCGTATTCGCCTTCCTCGCCTTCGCCGTCACGCGGCGGTTCATGTTCGGCTCGGTCCCGTCCGACCGTTCGCGCCCGGTGCATGAGGATCCCGAGCTGCGCCTTGCCGGCTTGATCCTGCTGCTGGCGCCGACGCTCTTGATCCTGCGGCATTGGCTCGGCAACGTGGATTATGTGCAGGAGGGGCCGATGCAGTTCCTCTATGCGCTGTGGGGCAGCCTCTTCACCATGCTCAGCATGCTGACGACGACGGGCTATGTCTCGGCGGGGTGGGATGTGGCGCGGGGCTGGTCGGGGCTCGATTCCTCGGGGGTGATCCTGATGGGGCTGGCGGTGGTCGGCGGCGGGGTCGGCACGGCGGCGGGGGGCGTGACGCTGCTGCGCGTCCACGCCCTCATCAGCCATTCACGCCGAGAGATGGAGCGGATCATCCACCCCTCCTCGGTTGGGGGCGGCGGGCTGGTGGCGCGGCGCATCCGGGGCGACGGCGCCTATGTCGCGTGGATCTTCCTGATGCTGTTCCTCATCTCCATCTCGGTGGTGCTGCTGGCGCTGACGCTGGCAGGAGTGTCGTTCGAACGCGCGCTGATCCTCAGCGTCGCTTCGCTGACGACGACCGGGCCCTTGTCGGTCGTGGCAGGCGAGGTGCCGGTGGATTGGCGCAGCCTTGGCGCAGCGGCCAAAGTGGTCCTTGGCGTCGCGATGATCCTCGGCCGGATCGAGACGCTGGCGATCCTTGCACTCATCAGCCCCGCGACGTGGCGCAGATAG
- a CDS encoding cytochrome c oxidase assembly protein, whose product MPRAMLAMAGCLILAVIWLLPLEAWLGRFPLHMVRHMMLVAVVPPLLILGWPRLGQICAVPVLLAAGAEFLLVWAWHLPSFHGAAATGPAAFAVEQASFLAVGLLAWAGFLGAANPLAGAAGLLLTFMHMTLLGAILVLAPRDVYAAACGTDPDLAAQQIGGMIMLGLGTPIYLVAGLTLVARALNLREAGT is encoded by the coding sequence ATGCCGCGGGCGATGCTGGCCATGGCGGGATGCCTCATCCTCGCGGTGATCTGGCTGCTGCCGCTGGAGGCGTGGCTGGGGCGGTTCCCGCTGCATATGGTGCGGCACATGATGCTGGTGGCGGTGGTGCCGCCGCTCCTGATCCTTGGCTGGCCGCGTCTGGGGCAGATCTGCGCCGTGCCGGTGCTGCTGGCGGCGGGGGCGGAGTTTCTGCTCGTCTGGGCGTGGCATCTGCCCAGCTTTCACGGTGCCGCCGCGACCGGCCCGGCCGCCTTCGCGGTGGAGCAAGCGAGCTTTCTGGCCGTCGGCCTTCTGGCATGGGCGGGCTTTCTTGGGGCGGCGAACCCACTGGCGGGGGCGGCGGGGCTGCTGCTGACCTTCATGCATATGACACTTCTAGGCGCGATCCTCGTCCTTGCGCCGCGCGATGTCTATGCCGCCGCCTGCGGCACCGATCCCGACCTTGCGGCCCAGCAGATCGGCGGGATGATCATGCTGGGCCTTGGCACACCGATCTACCTCGTGGCGGGGCTGACGCTGGTCGCCCGCGCCCTGAACCTGCGGGAGGCTGGAACATGA
- the trkA gene encoding Trk system potassium transporter TrkA: MKIIVCGAGQVGWQIARQLSGERNDVTVVDINPELVRRATETLDVQGVIGFASYPDVLKRAGARDADMIIAATHSDEVNMVICQVAHSIFSITRKVARLRAQSYLDAIYADLYRSGHMPIDVVISPEREVAEAALQRLAAPSAFDTESFMDGKAQLLGIALEEDCPVLDTPLRQLNELFSTLRAIVVGIRRGGKLFVPEPEARLQADDKIYVFTHSGDVGRALEIFGKPVRKQERVVIIGGGAVGLQVAEALERQPHRVRAKMIERNRARAEFAADALERTVVLNGDGMDSELLEEADIAGADAVLAVTDDDKTNLLAAVRAKEAGCSLAIALVNDPTLIPLMGPLNIDAHINPRATTVSSILRYIRHGRVRQIYSIGDAEAEMIEAQVLSTSSLAGKRIRDIDFPNNVLVGGVMKGDKVLKPSGDLRLQEGDIIVIFVMAKHVPEVERLLQVSIDFF; encoded by the coding sequence AGGACAGGTCGGCTGGCAGATCGCCCGCCAGCTTTCGGGCGAGCGTAACGATGTCACCGTGGTGGACATCAACCCCGAACTGGTGCGCCGCGCGACCGAGACGCTGGACGTGCAGGGCGTCATCGGTTTTGCAAGCTATCCCGACGTTCTGAAGCGGGCCGGCGCGCGCGATGCCGACATGATCATCGCCGCGACCCATTCGGACGAAGTGAACATGGTGATCTGTCAGGTCGCCCATTCCATCTTCTCCATCACGCGCAAGGTGGCGCGCCTGCGGGCGCAGAGCTATCTCGATGCGATCTATGCCGATCTCTATCGTTCGGGTCATATGCCGATCGATGTCGTGATCTCTCCCGAGCGGGAGGTCGCGGAGGCGGCGCTGCAACGGCTTGCGGCGCCTTCGGCCTTCGACACCGAAAGCTTCATGGACGGCAAGGCGCAGCTCTTGGGCATCGCTCTGGAGGAGGACTGCCCCGTCCTCGACACGCCGCTGCGCCAATTGAACGAGCTGTTCTCCACGCTGCGGGCGATCGTGGTCGGCATCCGCCGGGGCGGCAAGCTGTTCGTCCCCGAGCCGGAGGCGCGGCTTCAGGCGGATGACAAGATCTATGTCTTCACCCATTCGGGCGATGTGGGCCGCGCGCTGGAGATCTTCGGCAAGCCCGTCCGCAAGCAGGAACGCGTGGTCATCATCGGCGGCGGCGCCGTGGGCCTTCAGGTGGCCGAGGCGCTGGAGCGTCAGCCCCACCGCGTCCGCGCCAAGATGATCGAGCGCAACCGCGCCCGCGCCGAATTCGCCGCCGACGCGTTGGAACGGACGGTCGTGCTGAACGGCGACGGCATGGACAGCGAGCTTTTGGAGGAAGCCGACATCGCGGGCGCCGATGCCGTGCTTGCGGTGACGGATGACGACAAGACCAACCTTCTGGCCGCCGTGCGCGCCAAGGAGGCGGGGTGCAGCCTTGCCATCGCGCTCGTCAACGATCCGACGCTGATCCCGCTGATGGGCCCGCTGAACATCGACGCGCATATCAACCCGCGGGCGACCACCGTCTCGTCGATCCTGCGCTATATCCGGCACGGGCGGGTGCGGCAGATCTATTCGATCGGCGACGCCGAGGCGGAGATGATCGAAGCGCAGGTGCTTTCCACCTCCTCGTTGGCGGGCAAGCGCATCCGCGACATCGATTTCCCGAACAACGTGCTGGTGGGCGGCGTGATGAAGGGGGACAAGGTCCTCAAACCTTCGGGCGATCTGCGCCTGCAGGAGGGGGACATCATCGTGATCTTCGTCATGGCCAAGCATGTGCCGGAGGTCGAACGCCTGCTTCAGGTTTCGATCGACTTCTTCTGA
- a CDS encoding bile acid:sodium symporter family protein — translation MRMIEHLSRFVGRTFAIWVVLFAVLGFFLPEVFRQLVPWIVPLLGIIMFGMGLTISGADFREVARRPWHVGLGVLSQFVVMPLLAVALTRLIPMPPEVAAGVILVGCCPGGTSSNVMTYLSKGDVALSVACTSVTTLLAPVVTPFLVLMFAQQYLPVDAAAMLLSIVKMVLLPLALGFAAQKLVPGLVTRAVPALPLVSVTGIVLIVAAVVGASQARIAETGALIFAVVVLHNALGYAIGFLAARACGLSLAKRKAIAIETGMQNSGLGAALATAHFSPLAAVPSAIFSVWHNISGALIANAFARHVEEEPAPAAYRAAK, via the coding sequence ATGAGAATGATCGAACACTTGTCCCGTTTCGTGGGGCGGACTTTCGCCATCTGGGTGGTGCTGTTCGCCGTCCTCGGGTTCTTCCTGCCGGAGGTGTTCCGGCAATTGGTGCCGTGGATCGTGCCGCTTCTGGGCATCATCATGTTCGGCATGGGGCTGACCATCTCGGGCGCCGATTTCCGCGAAGTGGCCCGCCGCCCGTGGCATGTGGGCCTTGGCGTGCTGTCGCAATTCGTCGTCATGCCGCTGCTGGCGGTTGCGCTGACGCGCCTCATCCCCATGCCGCCCGAAGTGGCGGCGGGCGTGATCCTCGTCGGCTGCTGCCCAGGTGGGACATCGTCCAACGTGATGACCTATCTCTCCAAGGGGGATGTCGCGCTCTCGGTCGCCTGCACCAGCGTGACGACGCTGCTGGCGCCGGTGGTGACGCCCTTCCTCGTGCTGATGTTCGCCCAGCAATACCTGCCGGTGGATGCGGCGGCGATGCTGCTGTCGATCGTGAAGATGGTGCTGCTGCCGCTCGCGCTCGGCTTTGCCGCGCAAAAGCTGGTGCCGGGCCTCGTGACGCGGGCCGTGCCGGCCCTGCCGCTGGTCAGCGTGACGGGCATCGTGCTGATCGTGGCGGCGGTGGTCGGCGCATCGCAGGCGCGGATCGCCGAAACGGGCGCCCTGATCTTTGCCGTGGTGGTGCTGCACAACGCCCTCGGCTATGCGATCGGCTTCCTTGCCGCCCGCGCCTGCGGCCTCAGCCTTGCCAAGCGCAAGGCCATCGCGATCGAAACGGGAATGCAGAACTCCGGCCTCGGGGCGGCCCTTGCGACGGCGCATTTCAGCCCCCTCGCCGCCGTGCCGAGCGCGATCTTCAGCGTGTGGCACAACATCTCGGGCGCGCTGATCGCCAACGCCTTCGCCCGCCATGTGGAGGAAGAGCCCGCCCCCGCCGCCTACCGCGCCGCGAAATAA
- a CDS encoding cytochrome c oxidase subunit II yields the protein MAITNFPLRASLPAFAVLSGCAGRQSALSPGGQDAAQIVTLFSVMLGGAVLLWCAVNFLFFFVTRMRAGKMPLRYANRLIVFGGILVPTLLIGALLSWGLSIMPDQRSAGDGLTLRVRAEEWWWRVEYWPEGAEAPIIAANEIRFPAGERTALRLDANRYIHSFWIPSLGGKMDMFPGRETFLSLAPDLPGTYRGQCAEFCGPSHALMAFEAVVMPPEEFDAWLAAAAQDAMPPATPAAQRGKGLFLSEGCGACHAIRGTEATGDVGPDLTHLGSRHSLAAGIMEVSQPDLRDWIAHTRDIKPEVAMPAYDWLDDDALSDLAAYLEGLK from the coding sequence ATGGCAATCACGAACTTTCCGCTAAGGGCGTCGCTTCCGGCTTTCGCAGTCCTCTCTGGCTGCGCGGGCCGGCAGTCGGCCTTGTCGCCGGGCGGGCAGGACGCGGCACAGATTGTGACGCTGTTTTCCGTGATGCTCGGCGGGGCCGTCCTGCTGTGGTGCGCGGTGAACTTCCTCTTCTTCTTCGTGACGCGGATGCGGGCGGGCAAGATGCCGCTGCGCTATGCCAACCGGCTGATCGTGTTCGGCGGTATCCTCGTGCCGACGCTGCTGATCGGGGCATTGCTGTCATGGGGGCTGTCGATCATGCCGGACCAGCGCAGCGCCGGGGACGGGCTGACCCTGCGCGTCCGGGCCGAGGAATGGTGGTGGCGCGTCGAATACTGGCCCGAGGGCGCCGAGGCGCCCATCATCGCCGCCAACGAGATCCGCTTCCCCGCAGGGGAACGGACGGCGCTGCGGCTCGATGCCAACCGCTACATCCATTCCTTCTGGATCCCCTCGCTCGGTGGAAAGATGGACATGTTTCCGGGGCGGGAGACGTTCCTGTCGCTCGCCCCCGATCTGCCCGGCACCTATCGCGGCCAATGCGCCGAATTCTGCGGCCCCTCGCACGCGTTGATGGCGTTCGAGGCGGTGGTGATGCCGCCGGAGGAGTTCGACGCTTGGCTCGCCGCCGCGGCGCAGGACGCCATGCCCCCCGCCACCCCTGCGGCGCAGCGCGGAAAGGGGCTGTTCCTGTCCGAAGGTTGCGGGGCCTGCCATGCCATTCGCGGAACCGAGGCCACGGGCGATGTCGGCCCGGACCTGACGCATCTGGGCTCCCGCCACTCGCTCGCCGCGGGGATCATGGAGGTGTCGCAGCCCGATCTGCGCGACTGGATCGCCCATACGCGCGACATCAAGCCCGAGGTGGCGATGCCCGCCTATGACTGGCTGGACGATGATGCCCTGTCCGACCTTGCCGCCTATCTGGAGGGCCTGAAATGA
- the hfq gene encoding RNA chaperone Hfq, with translation MADRQNLQDAFLNHVRKAKVPVTIFLINGVKLQGVITWFDNFCVLLRRDGQSQLVYKHAISTIMPGAPINLYEGED, from the coding sequence ATGGCCGATCGACAAAACCTGCAAGATGCCTTCCTAAATCACGTTCGGAAGGCGAAGGTCCCGGTGACCATCTTTCTGATCAACGGCGTAAAGCTGCAGGGCGTGATCACCTGGTTCGACAATTTCTGCGTCCTTCTGCGGCGCGACGGGCAATCGCAGCTTGTCTACAAGCATGCGATTTCCACGATCATGCCGGGCGCACCGATCAACCTGTACGAAGGCGAAGACTGA
- a CDS encoding cbb3-type cytochrome c oxidase subunit I has product MTRIDRRPQGVYPPTEAMLAEPVDPAIARAQEERLTEVWKTKTGLRYLMSVNNTEIGKWYTLTALAFMLGAGVLALLMRVQLAFPGMRFLDAETFNQFFTMHGSAMMFLFAVPLFEAMAILLLPAFLGARDMPFPRLSAYGYWSFLIGGTFVLGSVLFGAAPSSGWFMYPPLATEDPGIGSDIWLLGLSFIEIASIAAAVELIVGVLKCRPPGMRVNMMPLYAWYVLVVGGMILFAFPPLIAGDLLFELERALDWPFFDPTRGGDPLFWQHLFWIFGHPEVYIVFLPSIAIAAMIVPTVAQRPIVGYSWIVLSAVGTGFLSFGLWVHHMFTTGLPNISLAFFSAASEAVVIPTGIQLFVFVATLMVGRVKINLPMLWIAGALAIFTAGGLTGVMVAIAPFDWQVHDTYFVVAHLHYTLFGGTVLPVMAGVYYFYPFFTKRLLSVRLGRWAFWLIFGGFNLCFLPMHLTGLRGMPRRVFTYPGDLGWNLLNLISTVGSFIIAAGFVIFVYDLLRPGKPRLTVRNPWKAGTLEWTDTVKGEDWGVRSIPYITSRYPLWDQEKLVERMDAGRFYLPDTEEGHRETLITSVIDARPVMVQRVTGDAWITIWAAIFTGGAFILPTFHMYRPAIVCGAFAIVCVLYWLWTSTACVPKRQMVDAGLGLKLPVYASGPEAVGWWAMWITMLGDATAFASIVFGFFFYWTARADFLPPDALHADPVLVAAMLVCLGTSWALTLGARRLNRAEHVGAARAALAAALMLAIGGGAALGLSVLDLTPTVSTYHAIICAIAIWTGAHVALGVLMQAYALAGSLFGKVDPNHDAILWNITLYWHFHALTVLVTAAMFGLAPRLL; this is encoded by the coding sequence ATGACCCGGATCGACCGCCGCCCCCAAGGCGTATATCCCCCGACCGAGGCCATGCTCGCCGAGCCCGTCGATCCCGCCATCGCCCGTGCGCAAGAAGAACGCCTGACCGAGGTGTGGAAGACCAAGACCGGCCTGCGTTATCTGATGTCGGTCAACAATACCGAGATCGGCAAGTGGTACACGCTGACCGCGCTGGCCTTCATGCTCGGGGCTGGCGTGCTGGCGCTGCTGATGCGGGTGCAGCTTGCGTTTCCGGGGATGCGCTTCCTCGATGCGGAGACGTTCAACCAGTTCTTCACGATGCACGGCTCGGCGATGATGTTCCTCTTTGCCGTGCCGCTGTTCGAGGCGATGGCGATCCTTCTTCTGCCGGCATTCCTCGGGGCGCGGGATATGCCGTTTCCCCGGCTTTCGGCCTATGGCTATTGGTCCTTCCTGATCGGGGGGACGTTCGTTCTTGGTTCGGTCCTGTTCGGGGCAGCGCCGAGTTCGGGCTGGTTCATGTATCCCCCCCTTGCGACCGAGGATCCGGGCATCGGTTCGGACATCTGGCTGCTGGGCCTCTCCTTCATCGAGATCGCCTCCATCGCGGCGGCGGTGGAGCTGATCGTCGGCGTGCTGAAATGCCGCCCGCCGGGGATGCGCGTGAACATGATGCCGCTCTATGCGTGGTATGTTCTGGTGGTGGGGGGGATGATCCTCTTCGCCTTTCCGCCGCTGATCGCGGGGGATCTGCTGTTCGAACTGGAACGCGCGCTCGACTGGCCGTTCTTCGATCCCACGCGGGGGGGCGATCCCCTGTTCTGGCAGCACCTCTTCTGGATCTTCGGACACCCGGAGGTGTATATCGTCTTCCTTCCCTCCATCGCCATCGCGGCCATGATCGTGCCCACCGTCGCCCAGCGTCCCATCGTCGGGTACAGCTGGATCGTGCTGTCGGCCGTGGGGACGGGGTTCCTGTCCTTTGGGCTGTGGGTTCACCATATGTTCACGACGGGACTGCCGAACATCTCGCTCGCCTTCTTCTCGGCCGCGAGCGAGGCGGTGGTGATCCCCACGGGCATCCAGCTTTTCGTCTTCGTGGCCACGCTGATGGTGGGGCGGGTGAAGATCAACCTGCCGATGCTGTGGATCGCGGGGGCGCTCGCGATCTTCACCGCCGGGGGGCTGACGGGGGTGATGGTCGCCATCGCGCCCTTCGACTGGCAGGTGCACGATACCTATTTCGTCGTGGCGCATCTGCATTACACGCTGTTCGGGGGAACGGTGCTGCCGGTGATGGCCGGGGTCTATTACTTCTATCCGTTCTTCACCAAGCGTCTTCTGTCGGTGCGGCTGGGGCGCTGGGCGTTCTGGCTGATCTTCGGGGGGTTCAACCTGTGCTTCCTGCCGATGCACCTGACGGGGCTGCGGGGGATGCCGCGGCGGGTCTTCACCTATCCGGGGGATCTGGGGTGGAACCTGCTGAACCTCATCTCCACGGTCGGCTCGTTCATCATCGCGGCGGGGTTCGTCATCTTCGTCTATGACCTGCTGCGCCCCGGCAAGCCGCGCCTGACGGTGCGCAATCCGTGGAAGGCCGGAACGTTGGAATGGACCGACACCGTCAAGGGCGAGGATTGGGGCGTGCGCTCCATCCCCTACATCACCTCGCGCTATCCCCTCTGGGATCAGGAGAAGCTGGTGGAGCGGATGGATGCCGGGCGCTTCTATCTGCCCGATACCGAAGAGGGGCATCGCGAGACGCTGATCACCTCGGTCATCGATGCGCGGCCCGTGATGGTGCAGCGGGTGACGGGGGATGCGTGGATCACCATCTGGGCCGCGATCTTCACGGGTGGGGCCTTCATCCTGCCGACCTTTCACATGTACCGCCCGGCGATCGTCTGCGGGGCCTTCGCCATCGTCTGCGTGCTCTACTGGCTCTGGACCTCGACCGCCTGCGTGCCCAAGCGGCAGATGGTGGATGCGGGGCTGGGGCTGAAGCTGCCGGTCTATGCCTCGGGGCCGGAGGCGGTGGGCTGGTGGGCGATGTGGATCACCATGCTGGGGGATGCGACGGCCTTCGCCAGCATCGTGTTCGGCTTCTTCTTCTACTGGACGGCGCGGGCGGATTTCCTGCCGCCCGATGCGCTTCATGCCGATCCGGTTCTGGTGGCGGCGATGCTGGTCTGCCTCGGCACCTCATGGGCGCTGACGCTGGGGGCGCGGCGTCTGAACCGGGCCGAGCATGTGGGGGCGGCCCGCGCGGCGCTGGCGGCGGCGCTGATGCTTGCGATCGGTGGGGGGGCGGCGCTGGGCCTGTCGGTGCTGGACCTGACACCGACCGTCAGCACCTATCACGCCATCATCTGCGCCATCGCGATCTGGACGGGGGCGCATGTCGCGCTGGGCGTTCTGATGCAGGCCTATGCGCTGGCCGGAAGCCTGTTCGGCAAGGTGGACCCGAACCACGATGCCATCCTGTGGAACATCACGCTCTACTGGCATTTCCATGCGCTGACGGTTCTGGTGACGGCCGCCATGTTCGGCCTTGCGCCGCGTCTGCTGTAA